A window of the Lactobacillus amylovorus DSM 20531 genome harbors these coding sequences:
- the rsmA gene encoding 16S rRNA (adenine(1518)-N(6)/adenine(1519)-N(6))-dimethyltransferase RsmA encodes MANNIPIGSPVRTRAIINRYFVKAKKNLGQNFLVDQAAILGIVESADIQPGDQVIEIGPGIGSLTEQLLLAGAKVFAYEVDDSLPEILHNELPKKIGDAPLDEHFKLILKDVLKANFEEDLAGFFDMSKPIKVVANLPYYITTPIIFALAESDLHFASLTLMMQKEVAERLEAKSGNKEYGPLTISVQTEMNVKLALEVKSSSFMPRPKVDSAVVVLTPLAEKPAINDRKHFIWVVKMCFSQRRKTLNNNLKTLIPDNDQRAALIKELGVDTRVRPEDLTIEQFIKIASNITAK; translated from the coding sequence ATGGCAAATAATATTCCAATTGGCTCACCAGTCAGAACAAGAGCGATCATTAACCGTTACTTTGTTAAAGCTAAGAAAAATTTAGGACAGAACTTTTTGGTTGACCAAGCTGCTATCTTGGGTATTGTCGAGTCAGCTGATATTCAACCTGGCGATCAAGTAATTGAAATTGGTCCTGGGATTGGATCATTGACTGAGCAATTGCTTTTAGCTGGAGCTAAGGTGTTTGCTTATGAAGTCGACGACAGCTTGCCTGAAATTTTGCATAATGAATTACCCAAAAAGATTGGGGATGCGCCATTAGATGAACACTTTAAGTTGATACTTAAGGATGTATTGAAGGCTAACTTTGAAGAAGACTTGGCTGGCTTTTTCGATATGAGTAAGCCAATTAAGGTCGTCGCTAACTTGCCTTACTACATTACAACGCCAATCATTTTTGCTTTGGCTGAATCAGATTTGCACTTTGCCAGTTTAACCTTGATGATGCAAAAAGAAGTGGCTGAACGACTTGAAGCAAAGTCAGGCAACAAGGAGTATGGGCCACTCACTATTTCCGTTCAAACTGAAATGAACGTTAAGCTGGCGCTTGAAGTAAAGAGCTCATCATTCATGCCACGTCCTAAGGTTGATTCTGCGGTAGTTGTTTTGACGCCACTTGCTGAAAAGCCAGCGATTAACGATAGAAAACACTTTATCTGGGTAGTGAAGATGTGCTTCTCACAAAGAAGAAAGACTTTGAACAACAACTTGAAGACTTTGATTCCAGATAATGATCAGCGTGCAGCTTTGATTAAAGAATTGGGCGTTGATACGAGAGTTAGACCTGAAGATTTAACAATTGAACAATTTATCAAAATAGCTAGCAATATTACTGCTAAATAG
- the rnmV gene encoding ribonuclease M5, translating to MVLNKKNFDAVIVVEGKDDTIRLKQFFPGIETVETNGSAVSDAVLKQIKKLSQTRQIIVFTDPDFNGERIRRIVTNAVPNAKQAFITRKEGEPNKKGSLGVEHASKEALERALKDLHEVDLQKSDLTETEYRKLGLAGGSGSRKLREQVGIKLSVGYGNSKQFYNRLHTFGVSLDELKQAVEEIENGK from the coding sequence ATGGTCTTAAATAAAAAGAATTTTGATGCAGTAATCGTTGTTGAGGGGAAAGACGATACTATCCGTTTAAAACAATTTTTCCCAGGAATTGAGACGGTTGAAACAAACGGTTCAGCTGTTTCTGATGCTGTTTTAAAGCAAATAAAAAAGTTAAGTCAGACCAGACAAATTATTGTTTTTACGGATCCTGACTTTAATGGCGAACGAATTCGTCGTATTGTAACTAATGCGGTTCCGAACGCTAAGCAGGCCTTTATTACGCGTAAGGAAGGCGAGCCTAATAAAAAGGGTAGCCTTGGCGTTGAGCATGCCTCAAAAGAAGCGCTTGAACGGGCCCTGAAGGATTTGCATGAAGTTGATCTGCAAAAGAGTGATTTAACTGAAACTGAATATCGCAAGCTAGGTTTAGCAGGCGGCAGTGGTTCACGGAAATTACGCGAACAAGTCGGTATTAAGTTAAGCGTAGGCTACGGCAATTCCAAGCAATTTTACAATCGCCTGCATACCTTTGGCGTTTCACTTGATGAACTTAAGCAGGCTGTAGAGGAGATTGAAAATGGCAAATAA
- a CDS encoding TatD family hydrolase, translated as MEIIDNHTHLNDEPFRGKEQYYLERAKALGVTKVICAGQDPDFNQRAVDLAQKFDNVYAMVGYCPDVAKDYDQKAEDKLVEQLKMPKVVAMGEIGLDYYWDESPRDVQREVFARQIEVAHDLKMPVDIHTRDAFEDCYDILKHSNLEYGAILHSFNGGVDWLNKFLDLNVYFSYSGVVSFTKATEVHESAKAAPLDRILVETDAPYLTPKPYRGHQNETGYVRYVAEAIAKLKNIPLEEVADATYKNTVRVYGLK; from the coding sequence ATGGAAATCATTGATAACCATACTCATTTAAACGATGAGCCGTTTCGCGGCAAGGAACAATATTACCTTGAACGCGCAAAAGCTTTGGGTGTAACCAAGGTGATTTGCGCAGGACAAGATCCTGATTTTAACCAGCGTGCAGTCGATTTGGCACAAAAATTTGATAATGTTTATGCGATGGTCGGTTATTGTCCTGATGTTGCTAAAGACTATGATCAAAAGGCCGAAGATAAGCTGGTTGAACAATTGAAAATGCCTAAGGTAGTTGCGATGGGTGAAATTGGTCTTGATTATTATTGGGACGAATCACCTCGCGATGTGCAACGTGAAGTATTTGCAAGACAAATTGAAGTAGCACATGACTTGAAGATGCCGGTTGATATTCATACTAGGGATGCCTTTGAAGATTGCTACGACATTTTGAAACACAGCAATCTTGAATATGGGGCAATTTTGCACAGCTTTAATGGTGGCGTTGATTGGTTAAACAAGTTCTTAGATTTAAACGTCTACTTCTCATATTCCGGTGTTGTTTCTTTCACTAAGGCAACGGAAGTGCATGAAAGTGCCAAGGCAGCTCCACTTGATCGAATCTTGGTTGAAACTGATGCGCCATATTTGACACCTAAGCCATACCGCGGTCACCAAAACGAGACGGGTTATGTGCGTTATGTAGCCGAAGCCATCGCTAAGTTGAAGAATATTCCACTTGAAGAAGTGGCAGACGCTACTTATAAAAATACAGTGAGAGTTTATGGTCTTAAATAA
- the metG gene encoding methionine--tRNA ligase, protein MADKDTFYITTPIYYPSGRLTIGNAYTTIAADTMARYKRAQGYDTFFLTGTDEHGLKIEQKAEAQGIKPQQFVDKMADSYKKLWKSLDISYDKFIRTTDEQHVKAVQKIFEKLLKKGDIYLGEYTGWYSVEDEEYFTESQLAEVYKDDDGNVIGGKAPSGHEVRLVKEPSYFFKMSKYADRLVEYYKEHPDFILPHSREKEMINNFIKPGLEDLSVTRTTVDWGIPVPSDPKHVVYVWIDALSNYITALGYGSDDDSLFKKYWPADVHLVGKEIVRFHTIYWPIMLMALDLPLPKHIIGHGWVLMKNGKMSKSKGNAVYPESLTSRYGVDPLRYYLMRALPFGADGIFTPEDFVERINYDLANDLGNLLNRTVSMINQYQDGHVDPVPVAQDKFGKELQDTAASVIDEYREYMDSLHFSQALDSIWKLIARANKYIDETTPWVLNKEGKKEALSHVMSNLAESLRLIAIMIEPVMTETAPKMFEQLGLNWDDEDQRGLSFGDFAWDTKVIEKPKPIFPRLKAEEEVKYIKDEMAKAKPKKTTRSEQKKGNEITIDDFDKVKIQVGQVLSVEPVQGSKKLLMFKLDFGDGKERQILSGIRKFYPDASELLDKKVLAVTNLKPRKMLGHLSEGMLLSSEKDGKIKLAIVGDEHANGAELG, encoded by the coding sequence ATGGCTGATAAAGATACTTTTTACATTACAACCCCTATTTACTACCCATCCGGTAGATTAACTATTGGTAATGCTTATACTACAATCGCAGCTGATACTATGGCTCGCTACAAGCGCGCACAAGGCTATGACACCTTCTTCTTAACAGGTACTGATGAACACGGCTTAAAGATCGAACAAAAGGCTGAAGCACAAGGAATCAAGCCACAACAATTCGTTGACAAGATGGCTGATTCTTACAAGAAATTATGGAAGAGCCTTGATATTTCTTACGACAAGTTCATTAGAACTACTGATGAACAACACGTTAAGGCTGTTCAAAAGATCTTTGAAAAGCTTTTAAAGAAGGGCGACATCTACTTAGGCGAATACACTGGTTGGTACTCAGTTGAAGACGAAGAATACTTCACTGAATCACAACTTGCCGAAGTTTATAAGGATGATGACGGTAACGTAATCGGCGGTAAGGCTCCAAGTGGTCACGAAGTACGTTTGGTTAAGGAACCTTCATACTTTTTCAAGATGAGCAAATACGCTGACAGATTGGTTGAATACTACAAGGAACACCCTGACTTTATTTTGCCTCATTCTCGTGAAAAGGAAATGATCAACAACTTTATTAAGCCAGGCCTTGAAGACCTTTCAGTTACTCGTACTACAGTTGACTGGGGTATTCCTGTACCAAGCGATCCTAAGCACGTTGTTTACGTTTGGATCGATGCTCTTTCAAACTATATCACTGCCTTAGGTTACGGCTCAGACGATGATTCATTGTTTAAGAAGTACTGGCCAGCAGATGTTCACTTGGTAGGTAAGGAAATCGTTCGTTTCCACACTATTTATTGGCCAATCATGCTCATGGCTCTTGATTTGCCACTTCCAAAGCACATTATTGGTCATGGCTGGGTATTAATGAAGAACGGTAAGATGTCTAAGTCTAAAGGTAACGCAGTTTACCCAGAATCACTTACTAGCCGTTACGGCGTTGACCCACTTCGTTACTACTTGATGCGTGCACTTCCATTTGGCGCTGACGGTATCTTTACTCCAGAAGACTTCGTTGAAAGAATCAACTACGACTTGGCAAATGACTTGGGTAACTTATTGAACCGTACTGTTTCAATGATTAACCAATACCAAGATGGTCACGTTGATCCAGTTCCTGTCGCACAAGACAAGTTTGGCAAGGAATTGCAAGATACTGCTGCTAGCGTAATCGACGAATACAGAGAATACATGGATTCACTCCACTTCTCACAAGCTTTAGACAGTATTTGGAAGCTCATCGCTCGTGCTAACAAGTACATCGATGAAACTACTCCTTGGGTTCTTAACAAGGAAGGCAAGAAGGAAGCACTTTCGCACGTAATGTCTAACTTGGCAGAAAGTCTTCGTTTGATCGCAATTATGATTGAACCAGTAATGACTGAAACTGCACCTAAGATGTTTGAACAACTTGGCTTGAACTGGGACGATGAAGACCAAAGAGGCTTATCATTTGGCGACTTTGCTTGGGACACTAAGGTAATCGAAAAGCCAAAGCCAATCTTCCCGAGACTTAAGGCTGAAGAAGAAGTTAAGTACATCAAGGATGAAATGGCTAAGGCTAAGCCAAAGAAGACCACTAGAAGCGAACAAAAGAAGGGTAACGAAATTACCATTGATGACTTCGACAAGGTTAAGATCCAAGTAGGTCAAGTTTTGTCAGTAGAACCAGTTCAAGGTTCAAAGAAGTTGTTGATGTTCAAGCTCGACTTTGGCGATGGTAAGGAACGTCAAATTTTGAGTGGTATCCGCAAGTTCTACCCAGACGCAAGCGAATTGCTTGATAAGAAGGTCTTGGCAGTTACTAACTTGAAGCCACGTAAGATGCTTGGTCACTTAAGTGAAGGTATGCTTTTGTCTAGTGAAAAAGACGGCAAGATCAAGTTGGCAATTGTTGGTGACGAACACGCAAACGGAGCTGAATTAGGTTAA
- the mgtA gene encoding magnesium-translocating P-type ATPase: MVKAAGKKQSNVDIQRIQQIAHESRSETLARLQASAEGLSTNKAEENRKEYGENRIRTNSNASNWRLLWESIATPFTLALIGLTILTLFTSYILVPQDNSDIDTVIVMIIMLIISVVVNFAQKIRIAKVTEKLMDMVSVTTNIRRDGKNVELPTDEVVVGDVINLSAGDMIPADMKLLTSKDLFCSYSYLDSDSEPVEKMANVTIKPSMQDYLNYPNILYEGTTIVSGSGSGIVFAVGNNTVFGKKVQEISRKKVKTTLFDREMRQLAKILIVTAAILIPLLFIINGLTKGDWGESLIFALAAAAGITPEVLPIIVNSNLTKGALEMSKKGAVVKQMNAIQNLGSIDTFCIDKTGTLTQNKVVLERHYDLEMQETPRILKFSYLNAYYQTGMKDLIDKAIIDAAGDELDVNEIQRDYNKIDEIPFDYTRKRMSVVVVDNDEHHGQHMLVTKGAAEGMLNISNKVEINGKSEELTDDWRKKILKQIDELNDDGLRVLLVGYKLNPAPVGEFSAKDENDLTIVGYLAYLDPPKESTKEALQALRNDNIDVKIFTGDNEAVTRAIALQVGLNVDTVYDGEQIEKASPEELAEIVEKCDIFVHLTPELRTKIIEALKKNGHTVGYMGDGNKDALAMNVANVTVTSENSVDITRESADIIFKQKDLQLLEEMVITGRKVFSNTMKYIKTFLVTNLGSIITMVVASLILPFLPLLPLQLLILNLIYSISCLVIPFDSVSKSYVKKPQKWSIRKWPKFVLAFGPIPAIIDFIAMAMMFYVVCPYLVGSNYHHWVFISLFYSGIFIESLWTREMAIHVLRDERFPFFGQHATPIVFLVTFALAIWGSALPSSSIASSLGMTNLPFSFMLVVLVLEIIYILLNTIVKKIYLKNVTF; encoded by the coding sequence ATGGTAAAAGCAGCTGGCAAAAAGCAGTCAAATGTCGACATTCAAAGAATTCAGCAGATTGCACACGAATCGCGTAGTGAGACGCTAGCGCGACTTCAGGCAAGCGCTGAAGGACTTTCCACGAATAAGGCTGAAGAAAATAGAAAAGAATATGGCGAAAATAGGATTAGGACTAACTCCAATGCTTCTAATTGGCGATTGCTGTGGGAATCAATCGCTACTCCGTTCACGCTTGCTTTAATTGGATTAACTATTTTAACTTTATTTACTAGTTATATATTGGTGCCACAAGATAATAGTGATATAGATACAGTCATTGTGATGATTATTATGTTGATCATTTCTGTGGTAGTAAATTTTGCCCAAAAGATTAGGATTGCCAAAGTAACTGAAAAATTGATGGACATGGTTTCGGTAACGACTAACATTCGTCGGGATGGTAAAAACGTGGAACTGCCCACCGACGAAGTAGTTGTGGGCGATGTGATTAATTTGTCTGCCGGCGACATGATTCCTGCAGACATGAAGCTCCTTACGAGTAAGGACCTGTTTTGTTCATACAGTTATTTGGATAGCGACTCGGAACCAGTAGAAAAAATGGCCAATGTGACCATTAAACCGAGTATGCAGGACTATTTGAACTACCCTAACATTTTATATGAGGGAACGACGATTGTTTCTGGCTCGGGTAGCGGCATTGTTTTTGCGGTCGGCAACAATACTGTCTTTGGTAAAAAGGTGCAGGAAATTTCACGCAAGAAGGTAAAGACGACCTTATTTGATCGTGAGATGAGACAGTTAGCCAAGATTTTGATCGTCACGGCTGCGATTTTAATTCCGCTTTTGTTCATTATTAATGGCCTGACTAAGGGTGACTGGGGTGAAAGTTTGATCTTCGCCTTGGCGGCCGCCGCAGGGATTACGCCAGAAGTTTTGCCAATTATCGTTAACAGCAACTTGACTAAAGGGGCACTGGAAATGTCCAAAAAAGGTGCCGTAGTCAAGCAGATGAATGCCATTCAAAATCTGGGCTCAATTGATACTTTTTGTATCGATAAAACGGGGACTTTAACGCAAAATAAGGTAGTGCTGGAGCGGCACTATGACTTGGAGATGCAAGAAACGCCGCGAATTTTGAAGTTCTCGTATTTGAATGCCTACTATCAAACTGGAATGAAGGATTTGATTGATAAGGCCATAATCGATGCGGCGGGTGACGAGCTTGACGTCAATGAAATCCAGCGTGACTACAACAAGATCGACGAAATTCCGTTTGATTATACACGCAAAAGAATGAGCGTCGTGGTGGTTGATAACGATGAACACCACGGCCAGCACATGTTGGTTACAAAAGGCGCCGCTGAAGGGATGCTCAATATTTCTAATAAAGTAGAAATTAACGGTAAAAGTGAAGAGTTGACCGATGACTGGCGCAAAAAGATCTTAAAGCAGATCGATGAATTAAACGATGATGGCTTGCGTGTGCTTTTAGTAGGCTACAAGTTAAATCCAGCTCCAGTTGGAGAATTTTCAGCTAAGGATGAAAATGATTTAACCATTGTGGGCTATCTTGCATATCTAGATCCACCAAAGGAAAGTACTAAGGAAGCCTTACAAGCTCTTAGAAATGACAATATCGATGTCAAAATCTTTACCGGTGACAATGAGGCGGTAACGCGTGCGATTGCTTTGCAGGTGGGTTTAAACGTTGATACTGTTTACGATGGTGAACAAATCGAAAAGGCGAGTCCAGAAGAATTAGCTGAGATCGTTGAAAAGTGCGATATCTTTGTTCATTTAACGCCAGAACTTAGAACCAAGATCATTGAAGCGTTAAAGAAAAATGGTCATACAGTTGGCTACATGGGCGATGGCAATAAAGACGCTCTTGCCATGAATGTGGCTAACGTGACGGTTACCTCAGAAAACTCAGTTGATATTACGAGAGAATCTGCAGATATCATTTTTAAACAAAAAGATTTGCAGCTGCTTGAAGAAATGGTGATTACGGGGAGAAAGGTCTTCTCCAATACGATGAAGTACATCAAGACCTTCCTTGTAACCAACCTCGGCAGTATCATCACCATGGTTGTGGCTTCACTGATTTTGCCATTCTTACCATTATTGCCACTGCAATTGTTGATTCTTAATTTGATCTACAGCATCAGCTGTTTGGTAATTCCATTCGATAGTGTTTCGAAGAGCTATGTTAAAAAGCCACAGAAATGGTCGATCAGAAAATGGCCTAAGTTTGTTTTAGCCTTTGGCCCGATTCCTGCGATCATCGACTTTATTGCGATGGCAATGATGTTTTACGTGGTTTGTCCATATTTGGTTGGTTCAAACTACCATCACTGGGTCTTCATTTCACTGTTTTACTCAGGGATTTTTATTGAATCACTGTGGACAAGAGAAATGGCAATCCACGTTTTGCGTGACGAAAGATTTCCATTCTTTGGTCAACATGCAACACCAATCGTCTTCTTGGTTACCTTTGCACTAGCAATTTGGGGTTCGGCATTGCCATCTTCCAGCATCGCTTCAAGCTTAGGGATGACGAATTTGCCATTCAGCTTTATGCTGGTTGTGTTGGTTCTTGAAATAATTTATATTTTGCTTAACACGATCGTGAAGAAAATATATTTAAAAAATGTAACATTTTAG
- a CDS encoding TPM domain-containing protein, whose translation MWKVWPINLKKTRISLVGLVGLLLVFLTTTGFVQPNIEDHAHILNKETKTLITEKNNRYFQTKEQPQISVITVKRLNKLTPEAFNRTKRSVFIVVGQKGKKRNVQIFSTKDLHGAFTADARANIIRAEVDKLRSQDNATFNEGLRFVFRACATKVDQQYQYALDKYDLSSSEQDKISHPHRVALPIALALAFLIVGIVYVLRRFGRNNYNSRN comes from the coding sequence ATGTGGAAGGTTTGGCCCATAAACTTGAAGAAGACGAGAATTAGTTTAGTTGGCTTAGTAGGTTTGTTGTTAGTCTTTTTAACGACTACGGGATTTGTGCAGCCTAATATTGAAGACCATGCTCATATTCTGAATAAAGAAACTAAGACTTTAATTACTGAAAAGAATAATCGCTATTTTCAAACTAAGGAGCAGCCGCAGATCTCTGTGATTACAGTTAAGAGACTGAATAAACTCACTCCTGAGGCGTTTAACCGTACTAAGCGATCGGTATTTATCGTGGTTGGACAAAAAGGCAAGAAGCGCAACGTGCAAATCTTTTCTACTAAGGACCTGCACGGCGCCTTTACGGCTGACGCACGGGCCAACATTATTAGAGCTGAAGTAGATAAGTTGCGCAGTCAAGATAATGCCACCTTTAATGAAGGATTACGCTTCGTGTTTAGAGCTTGTGCTACCAAGGTGGATCAGCAGTATCAATATGCACTAGACAAATATGATTTATCGAGCAGCGAGCAAGATAAAATTTCGCATCCACATCGCGTAGCGCTTCCGATTGCGTTAGCACTAGCATTCTTGATCGTCGGAATCGTTTATGTTTTAAGAAGATTCGGCCGCAATAATTACAATTCACGCAATTAG